The Cydia amplana chromosome 11, ilCydAmpl1.1, whole genome shotgun sequence genome includes a region encoding these proteins:
- the LOC134652250 gene encoding prolactin-releasing peptide receptor-like produces MNWTHNYTLEEHLVKARNTSHFIENIIDNKWVQSGFCIFYTVIFVLGLLGNLLVCFVVIRNKAMQTVTNLFITNLALSDILLCIFAVPFTPLYSFRGTWGWGSILCHIMPFAQGCSVYISTLTLMSIAIDRFFVIIYPFRPRMKIGTCVTVIFMIWTFAVTVTMPYALFMTYYEVPGVGKYCEEMWPSEELRQVFGSITSIMQFVLPFIVIAFCYTCVSFKLNDRAKAKAAAKNSRKEEIDKYRKRRTNQMLIAMVTIFGLSWLPLNVINLCNDYYKYAIHLKYYLVTFFICHGIAMSSTCYNPFIYAWMNENFRKEFKQLIPCMDTSAHLRANIQLDPMGPSEKTFNGNTTTDSYLGSSSQRGTSFRNKRKPSAAADVERSGVELNEDLLTVDVKHCHISTSYNLRRESVKLRLINEESFDGTPPQSQF; encoded by the coding sequence ATGAACTGGACGCACAATTATACGCTCGAAGAACATTTGGTTAAAGCTCGAAACACGTCTCACTTCATAGAAAACATCATCGACAACAAATGGGTCCAAAGCGGCTTCTGCATCTTCTACACCGTCATCTTCGTCCTCGGCCTTCTCGGCAACCTTCTCGTCTGCTTCGTCGTCATTCGAAACAAAGCCATGCAGACCGTCACCAACCTCTTCATCACCAATCTAGCCTTGTCTGACATACTACTCTGCATATTTGCCGTCCCGTTCACTCCGCTCTACTCCTTCCGAGGCACGTGGGGCTGGGGCAGTATCTTATGTCACATAATGCCTTTTGCACAAGGTTGCAGCGTATACATATCTACATTGACACTTATGTCTATAGCTATCGATAGATTCTTCGTGATTATTTATCCGTTTAGGCCAAGAATGAAGATAGGGACGTGCGTCACCGTTATCTTTATGATTTGGACGTTTGCTGTCACGGTGACAATGCCTTACGCTTTATTTATGACTTATTATGAAGTTCCTGGGGTCGGGAAGTATTGTGAGGAGATGTGGCCCTCTGAAGAGCTCAGGCAAGTGTTTGGCTCTATAACTTCTATCATGCAATTTGTACTTCCATTTATCGTCATCGCCTTCTGCTATACATGCGTCAGTTTCAAACTGAACGATAGGGCCAAAGCTAAAGCAGCTGCGAAGAATTCCCGTAAAGAAGAGATAGATAAGTACAGGAAACGTCGAACGAACCAGATGTTGATCGCGATGGTGACTATCTTCGGCCTGTCGTGGCTTCCGCTCAACGTGATAAACTTATGCAATGATTATTACAAATACGCAATCCATTTGAAGTATTACTTGGTGACATTCTTCATCTGCCACGGCATAGCTATGTCGTCGACATGTTACAATCCTTTCATATACGCTTGGATGAACGAGAATTTCCGTAAAGAGTTTAAGCAGTTGATTCCTTGTATGGATACCTCAGCTCACTTGAGGGCTAATATTCAGTTGGATCCGATGGGTCCTTCGGAGAAGACGTTTAATGGGAACACAACCACTGATAGTTACTTGGGGTCTAGTTCCCAGAGGGGGACGTCATTTAGGAATAAGAGGAAGCCGAGTGCGGCGGCGGACGTGGAGAGGAGCGGGGTGGAGCTGAACGAGGACCTGCTGACGGTGGACGTGAAGCACTGCCACATCTCGACGAGCTACAACCTGCGCCGGGAGTCTGTGAAGCTGCGGCTTATCAACGAGGAGTCCTTTGATGGCACGCCGCCCCAGAGTCAATTCTAA
- the LOC134652353 gene encoding uncharacterized protein LOC134652353 translates to MVLLSASACGLAKLISICERYAASHGLVYNVSKSECVIFKVKGKCPPAFPSVKLNGQPLNIVGQFKYLGHLVSADLKDDADIERERRALSVRANMIARRFAHCSKEVKVSLFRAYCTSFYTSSLWADYTYKRYNALRVQYNNAYRVLMGLPRSCSASGMFAEARVDCFYTTMRKRATSLVRRVRASSNSILTMIADRVDGLYINNCCMTHVRRNR, encoded by the coding sequence ATGGTGCTGCTCAGCGCCTCGGCTTGTGGCCTCGCCAAACTTATCTCTATTTGTGAACGATACGCGGCGAGCCATGGGTTGGTTTACAACGTCAGCAAGAGCGAATGCGTTATTTTTAAGGTCAAGGGTAAATGCCCGCCGGCGTTTCCATCAGTTAAATTAAATGGTCAACCGCTAAACATCGTTGgccaatttaaatatttaggacACTTGGTGAGCGCTGACCTTAAAGATGATGCCGATATTGAGCGTGAGCGCAGAGCGTTGTCCGTCAGAGCGAATATGATAGCCCGCAGGTTTGCTCACTGCTCTAAAGAAGTCAAAGTCAGTTTGTTCAGAGCCTACTGTACTAGTTTCTACACAAGCAGCCTGTGGGCGGACTATACGTATAAACGGTACAACGCTCTGCGCGTTCAATATAACAACGCATACAGGGTGCTGATGGGGTTGCCCAGATCCTGTAGCGCGTCAGGGATGTTCGCGGAAGCGCGGGTAGACTGCTTCTACACCACGATGCGCAAACGAGCCACATCCCTGGTGCGCAGAGTACGGGCCAGCTCCAACAGCATCCTGACCATGATTGCGGACAGAGTTGATGGGCTGTATATAAATAACTGCTGCATGACTCATGTGCGCAGGAATAGGTGA